A part of Aegilops tauschii subsp. strangulata cultivar AL8/78 chromosome 2, Aet v6.0, whole genome shotgun sequence genomic DNA contains:
- the LOC141041059 gene encoding uncharacterized protein produces the protein MGIDLSRIKPSNTTFKGVIPGVEARCSGTVTLEVVFVSPDYFCSEDLIFHIAPFHNGYHALLGRMTFARFNVVPHYAYLKLKMPGPKGVITFNGNTERSLRTGEHTAALAAEDQLSSKDPTYQPATKA, from the coding sequence ATGGGTATTGATCTGTCAAGGATCAAACCTAGCAACACCACCTTCAAGGGGGTAATCCCAGGTGTCGAGGCCCGCTGCTCGGGCACTGTAACTTTGGAAGTAGTGTTCGTCTCACCTGACTACTTCTGCAGCGAGGATTTGATCTTCCATATCGCCCCCTTCCACAACGGCTACCATGCGCTACTCGGCCGCATGACGTTTGCTCGTTTCAATGTCGTCCCCCACTATGCATACCTGAAGCTAAAGATGCCAGGACCCAAGGGTGTCATTACTTTTAATGGCAACACGGAGCGCTCACTCCGGACCGGGGAGCACACAGCAGCTCTGGCAGCCGAAGACCAACTCAGCAGCAAAGATCCGACCTATCAGCCCGCCACGAAGGCGTGA